CTTGTTTTTTATAGTGACCTTGTTCAGCTCTCGGTGGTTTATACACAAACGCAAACTCTCATCCTTCTTTGTCACAAAAAGTACAAGGCTCCTTAGGAGCGAAATGCTAGGACAAATAAACCTTTTTCCAAGTGTTCTTGTATTTGTTCCTTCAATTCCTTGAGTTCAAAGGGTGTCATTCTATACGGTGCCTTGGAAATCGTCGTTGTTCTCGGCTCAAGGTcaattccaaaataaaatacttgtTAGGAGGCAACCTAGGTAAGTCTTTAGGGAAGACATCCTCGAGCTCTCTGACCACAGGGACTGAAGAGACTATCGGCTTGACTCCCCCATCAACGGTCACACTAGCTAGAAATGTCCATGCTTCATAATGGATCATCTTCTTAGCCTTCAACGTCAAGACCACTCTCGGGGTTACCCTTATCGACGATCCCTTGTAGAATAGGCTCTCCCCTGTAGGAAGTCTGAAGGCTACCACCCTAGCCTcagaatcaattaaaattttgatgcaTCGAAAGATCGGGAGTGACTCAAAAAACTATGCAATGCATGGAGAATAAAATAACAGAGAATGGACAACTTCAGATCATGTGCGCCCATCACACGCTAGCAAAAGACCTGCAGACTAACCTCAGATCTTGgacaaaattttgaagcaaaAGACCCGCATACCAACCTTACGGTCTTGCATGTATCTtgacaaaatttcaaagcaaaGACCCGCGGACCAACCTTATGGTCTTGCATGTATCTTGACAAAATTTCGAATCAAAGACCCGCGGACCAACCTTATGGTCTTGCATGTATCTTGACAAAATTTCGAAGCAAAAGACGTGCATACTAACCTTATGGTCTTGCATGTATCTTGATGAAATCGGATGATCCAACAGCCTAAACCACTGACGCTCCCTTCCACTCTCTTCTTccctcttttctctttttcttttttttttcttttctttgtagGTCAAATTAGACTTCTCGAAGTAGTACGTGGGTGCAAAATTACCCTTTTGCCCCGTTGACTTTgacccaaaatttcaaagttcttCGAGGCCTCAAGCATTTCCCTTCTGCACGAATTTGAGAATCACTCTCTAAGATTCctaataaaatctaaaaacttttaaaagttaatgcCATTGTTGGGTTTGGGTGTTacaattttaagaatttttttttaatatcttaggAATATGGTCTCAACCATAAATATCTGTACACTCTACTTAGTTTTTCATTAgaagaaatccaaaacaatattttacCATGTGTCTTGTAATCTCTGCTCTATTAGTCTTAATAAAAGTGTGAGTGTTTCTCACAAaaaagttgtgttcaacaatttaGTATCAGAACGAAGTTGGTATAGGTTATCTGATCTCTTCAAACTTATGCTTTATTGTTGCCTGTTTGTCTGATTATCTACACCATAAATGATTTATTGAGATTATTTTCAAGTGAGTTTCtttgtgtcgtgagtagtTCGTAACTTTGCAAATTTTATGTCGAAAAAAATTGTTCGGTATTACTTATGTATTGTCAACATGATGGGTGATCTCCGAGTCATTAGAGAAATCATGAAACTCAACATTaacaactacaacacgtgGTCAATATGCATCATCATATCCTCTATTTACTATTGGCTTTTAGGatctttatttcaaattatttaaattgattttaaattcacactgaagagggaagaagaagcgTTCTACACAAGTAAAAGTGGGAGCAACAATAAGCCGTTTGGATATAAAAATactgataaaagaaaaaaaatcaccaAGAAACTACACAACCTTAGAGAGCTGAGTACAAAGAGTCCTCAAGGGAAGATATTTGAAGACATTTGCTACAATTGCGAAAAGAATGACCACATGCCAAGGATATATCCAAGTCCAAGAAGAAGACGACCTAGTGCTCATGGAAATGATGGGAGAGCGTAACGATTATGAGAATAATTGGATCATTGATTCAGGGTGCTCAAATCACATGATCGACTATCAGAGTGGCGCAACAGAAGCAATGTGGTctcgaagaaaaaaattccTACCATACTTAAACAACATTGAAGAAACTTTACAATAAAAGACAAGGGAGCACACTGCATATTTTTGGTCTAGTATTGATGTGTCTGCCGATCCAAGTGACACTAATGTTGATGAGCAAAAATTGACTCAATCAAACAAACtcgataaaaagaaaacaaaaaatcaacaaCTTAGACGATCAGAAAGAATTCGAAAGTCAAATCTAAGTATGCCAATACAACTATTATAGAAGCAATTCAAGAAACTACGTGGCTGAAACTGTCAATGGAGGATTTGTACTAGAAAGTTGATTATCCAGTACTTCATCGAGGCAACCAATTTGTGgtttatataaaagaaaattcgaTGTCTCATTCTAAaacaaagcatgtggaggtgCATTACCATTCTATTAGAGAAAAAGTTTTGAACGAAGAAAACAGATGACCAAGTGGTAGACTGGTTTACAAGAAAAAGGTTGAATATTGGCAAATATGAGGACTTTTCATTGTTAGCTCAACATGGTACGGCGAACAAAGACTAGTGTCGAGAGAGAGtcttaaaatatcatcactagtcCAATAGAATCAAACcgagtaatattaaattatgtttaatattatattatgaaatattacttatatatttttattagaaattatattgaaacCTTAAAAAGTAAACTTCCCTCACCCGGGCTCAACGGTCTCCTGTTGGaagatgaaagtcccacatcgactaatttaggaaatgatcatgggtttataaacaaagaaccctgaaagcaaagtcatgagagcttatacttaTAATggagaatattatattattgtggagagtcgtgttcctTTAACATCTCGAGCTTTACTTTTAGGTACATAGTCAATTAAcacagagagaaagagaaagcagCACATGAAGAATGAGGCCTTTTCCAGTATTCCTCCCAAGGCTAAGCCTCACGTTTCTTGTTGGCTAACACCAACAAGAAAGGAATTCTTCTTGCCGGAGCAGCATCCAAAGTGTTCCTCCACCATTCTTTCTCAACAACTTCGCctccctaaaccctaaaccgaTCGATCGCCGATGGCACACGCGCGGTGGCTAACCATGGAAGGGGGTGGTCCAGTTTCTACATTATTGTGGGGCTCAGCCAGGAAAGCTTACAGGAAGGATTACTACCCCTCATCAAGGTTCTCTGTTGGACTGGCCGAACCACATGGGGCTGCCAGCTCAAAGAATCTCATCGCCCACTTCACCCATGgcttgtctttttttttttttttatatatgtcAAACAAGATATTCATTGCCTACgcagatttttttaaaaaaaaaataacattttaaaagcaattaatttattaaaattaaatatttgaattaaattaatatgcttaaaaaatatttgaattagttttattattatttgagtgcatttttttttaatttattaaaaaaaaaaaaaaaaaaaaaaaaaaaaaaaaaaaaaaaNNNNNNNNNNNNNNNNNaaaaaaaaaaaaaaaaaaaaaaaaaaaaaaaaaaaaaaaaaaaaaaaaaaaaaaaaaaaaaaaaaaaaactcataatgAGAGGTACACATATATCCAaccattaaatatataattctgttaaaaaaaaacaaaaagaaaaatagggaAAATCTATGTCTCCATCTCAACTTGGAAATATTccccaaattttaaaataaaataaaataaataaaaaagattctAAACTCCCTACCTAGTTGGAGACAAGTAAACATGGACCCCTTTACCCTCGTAGAAAATGTCGACATatatccaattttttaattatttaattgatatattttttaatttaaatactattttgaatattttggaTATAAAAAACGTTTTAATCTTCTTAGTTCCCATGAACTTGGAGTTTTTTTACTACAAAACAAATAAGTGAATTCGAATGGAagtgttttaaataaaaaaaatattaaaatttcggAGTTGTTCCATGACTAGGTTCTCTACTCTACTCGTCACTCCCTCGCTATAAGGGTGAgcattaaaaatagttaaatatgtaaatatttatatgGTTATAGTAAACAAAATTGAGGGACTTTAGCGGTTAACTAATGTGAACACACGTGTTACATTTTCCACAAAATCATCTTTAAAGTGATCATTGGTGGCTAATTGCTCGAAACACATAATAATATTTACCAAAAAATCGTGAACAACCACTTTTTAAAGTGACTATTAGTAGTCGAATATCTGAAACACACAACGTATGATCTTTGCCACAAACTCGTATGCAATTAAAGGCATAAAGCTAAGCTAATCATAAGTAAAATTGAAGGCAATAGTGACATTATGAGAGTTAGAGGCAAGCTCAAAGGATGGTAGAGACCCAGGTCATAATCTTACCGTTGgagttttgggttgagttttGACACGCGATTCTAGGGTTAAGTCTATCTTcatgaaagatgaaagcttGACGAACTTGTTAATAAGACACAAAACAGATGCTTCATGAGACTATAAGATTCCTTGCCAAAATCACGTCTAATCCTCCAAGAATTCTAGGGTGTGCCAACATTGTGCCCTATTCCTTGTGTTGGAGGTTGGTATATAGTGGGGTCAGAAATGACTTAGACATAGACATAGGAAGGTTCATGCGTCGATAATAtttggatggatggatgtccAAGATGTCTCAATTATAGAGTCAACTCATGTGTAAGTTCTCGATAACCATGCTTAAACAGGCAATGAAGGTTGATGACATCTTCAGACTTAGATGACATCCTGAACTATGTGTGCCAATTTGTTGATAATCAAAATAACAAGACGAGACACAATGTTGCATCTGAAGGACCTTAACATGGTATAGAGGCAGTGTTACACCTTAGAACTTGACTTAGAGTAGAGGCAAGTTGGCTAAAGTCACATTTGAGTGAAAAGACATGCACATGTGACGTGTATAGCTGAACGAAGTTTAGTCTTTGCATGAGTTGTGTCCAATCGACAAATAAGAACTTCACCTAAAGTCCGATGAAGTCGCAAAATTGAAGACTAGTCATGATCGTGTCAAATCATGACGCTGCACGATTAAAAAAGTTTGACCGTGACATTAGACAATTGAGAatgtaaagaaagaagaaaaggacaTGGACGGCTCGAGAGTTCGAAGGGAGCGCTGAACACCGAGAGTGACATGATACGAGTGATGAGGGTAAGGTAGCAAGGGCTCGACTATTTATAGTCGAGTTTCtaagggaaaaggaaaagaaaaacaaaaatattatttatttattattgtttttatttttttaataattgcatttagaaaaaaaaaggctgGATCTTGCCAGCTGTtacatgaaatttgaatttcaaaatttgaaacctTTCCAGTACATTTCATTTGCCGTTACCATCCCACCAGGTAGCCCGTTGCCATTTTCACATGTCTTCTCTCTCCTTGCactaaaaccaaaaaaagaaaaaaaaaaaaaagaaaaaaaaaagaaaaaagaaaaaccctaattgaCAGTTCTCTCTCCCTTCTCCCTTTATAAACCAgtccactctctctctctctctctccgtaAAAAGATAACccttcaatctctctctccgTCCTTCATCCTCTCGCATTTCTTGTTTCTTCGATTTCTTCTGCAAAAATGAGAGAGATCCTTCACGTTCAGGGTGGACAATGTGGCAACCAGATCGGTGCCAAGTTTTGGGAGGTGGTTTGCGCCGAGCACGGCATCGACACCACTGGAAAGTACGGTGGTGATTCCGAACTTCAGCTCGAGAGGATTAATGTGTACTACAATGAAGCCAGTTGCGGTAGGTATGTGCCTCGTGCTGTTCTTATGGATCTCGAGCCCGGCACTATGGACAGTATCAGATCTGGACTTTATGGCCAGATCTTCAGGCCGGATAACTTTGTTTTTGGTCAATCTGGTGCTGGAAACAACTGGGCGAAAGGACATTACACCGAAGGCGCTGAGCTTATTGATTCCGTGCTCGATGTTGTCCGGAAGGAGGCGGAGAACTGTGATTGCTTGCAAGGTTTGCTCTCGATCTGCCtctattgttgttttttttttttaaatctccaTGTCTCTTTGTGATTTTGACTGACACTTTTCGGTAATATAGGGTTTCAGGTCTGCCATTCTCTAGGAGGAGGAACTGGATCTGGAATGGGAACACTTCTGATTTCGAAGATCAGAGAAGAATACCCCGACAGGATGATGCTTACTTTCTCTGTCTTTCCATCTCCCAAGGTCTCTGATACTGTTGTTGAGCCTTACAATGCAACTCTCTCAGTTCATCAACTGGTTGAGAATGCAGATGAGTGCATGGTTCTTGACAACGAAGCTCTTTACGATATCTGCTTCCGTACTCTCAAGCTCACCACTCCAAGCTGTAAGATCTATCTTCCTTTACACAGCTTTCTGTTAATTGTTCACAAGATCTAGTACCTGAATTATGTTAGTCTAGTGATTTTGACCTGGAGTTGAAGAAAGCATATCTTAAATCATAGGTGTTTTGCTTATTGTATTGTGTTTAAACTGAAGTTGgtttaattcatatttattcatttgCACTAATTTGTATCTGTATGGTTGGAGCAGTTGGTGATTTGAATCATTTGATCTCTGCAACAATGTCCGGTGTGACTTGCTGTTTGAGATTCCCTGGACAACTCAACTCAGATCTCAGAAAGCTCGCTGTTAATCTCATTCCCTTCCCTCGTCTCCACTTTTTCATGGTGGGTTTTGCTCCTCTTACATCTCGTGGTTCTCAGCAGTACAGAGCACTAACTGTGCCCGAGCTTACTCAACAAATGTGGGATGCCAAGAACATGATGTGTGCCGCCGACCCACGACACGGTCGCTACTTAACCGCCTCTGCTATGTTCAGAGGCAAGATGAGCACAAAGGAGGTCGATGAGCAAATGCTCAACGTACAGAACAAAAACTCCTCTTACTTCGTGGAGTGGATTCCAAACAATGTCAAATCCACTGTTTGTGATATCCCTCCCACCGGTTTGAAAATGGCTTCGACTTTCATCGGAAATTCCACATCGATTCAGGAAATGTTCCGACGTGTGAGCGAACAGTTCACTGCCATGTTTAGGAGGAAAGCTTTCTTGCATTGGTACACCGGTGAAGGTATGGACGAGATGGAGTTCACCGAGGCCGAAAGTAACATGAACGATCTGGTTTCGGAATACCAGCAGTACCAAGATGCCACAGCTGATGAGGAATATtacgaggaagaagaagaagaggaaccTGAAGATGTGTAAGATGAAGAAGATAGTATGGGGTTCCTTCCAAGTTTGTTGTAGGGATGTAATATGTTGCAAGTTTTGCAACTTTCTGTTGCCAGTCATGAATGTTNTTATGTGCTTGACTTCTGGAACTGATTGTGTCTTCACTCTGTTCAAATTTTAACCTACTACCtaatatgaatttttgttcaaatccCATGTGACATCTCAAGTGTATCCCTTTGACTTGTTAAGTAGCACAGCACATAAGGCTAGTGTGGAATTGTGCAGAAAgctgttctttgtttttgcttcGGAAAGACCTCTATTATCAATTATTGGTTAAGCAAGTCAAAATATACCTTATATTGTGCTGactttttaaggttttaagaCGGTGGTGTGTCTACTCGAAtaggttttcacacatttatataaagaatgtttcgtgcCACTTTCTTTtggggtgtttcgttctcttcttcaactGAGCattttcacaatccactttcttttggggccagcgtcctcgctattacttgtttctttctctaattgggatcctttctccaattgggACCCCTAATCCACCCACCTTCGAGgtttcctttctctaattgggatcctttctccaattgggACCCCTAATCCAcccaccttcgaggctcagcctaGACTGACACATCACCTAGTTCCTTTTCCCCGGAGGCTCAGCCTAGGCTGGCACATGACCTGATTCTTCTCcacaactaatgtgggatctcacaattcacccccttttgggACTAGTattctcgttggcacttgttcacttctccaattgatgtaggATCCCCAAATTTACCTCCTTTTGGAGCTCAACCTCTTCACTAACACATCGCCCCATGTCTTACTTTTATTCCATTTGTAAACGTCTAAGACCACCACTAACAAAGGTTGCCCTTTTTGGACTCTCCCTTTCgcctttcgagttttcccttAAGTTTTTGCGTTtgctaggtagaggtttctacacgtttataaaaaatgttgtgTTCacttcttcaaccgatgtggaatctcacaaccTATCTTTGTTAAACTAAAAGTAACAAGAAAAGGAACGTTTTGGCTTAGGATTCATAGGAGCATCATGTTCAATTTCGATCCACAAGTTCTAAGAGGCTATACAAGACATGAACAGACTTATAATCTTGACATTTTCGGATTAGCCTGTTAGCTCAGCAATCCCATACGTTAAAAGTGGCGGTTCCATTAAATTGGTAATCACAATACAAACAGGCAGATAGGGGAATGGCATGCCTTTTGCACATAATGTAACCTAAAAAACCTACATCTTTAGACAATTGATACCCAAATTACATgaacataaacaaaacaaaacaaacatattgaatttttacaacacaaatttcttccttttctttaccCAAACTCAAACATCAACCTCCTTCTTACCATTATTATCTTCCATGCCTTTGTCCAACACCACAACTTTCTTGTACTTGACAACGTCCATCTGCTGCACCGCTAACTCCTCAGGCACCACTGGTCGCCTATTGCCGAAGATGGTCCATAAATACAACGCCACAAAGGCAGTTAATGCCCCACACCCAGTCCCAAAAATCATGGCTGCAACTACTCTCATAAAGCAATTATTACCCTCTTTAACAACATTTTGAGGTTCTGATTCCTTACTAATGGCGATAGACTTCGGATCCAGGGGCTCCGAATGCATCCAATTCGGAATGTTCTTGAGCTTGAAGCTCCATGAATACACCAAACATGGCTGCGATGAGTTCCTATTTGATGAACTCAAACCCACCAGCAGTTCCTCATCTTCACTCCAAATCTGAGAGATATCCATTGGGAATGAAAGCAATGCCACAGATGGCTTCTTGTTCGAGGTGTTTTCTGCTAATCTTACTTCTAATTGCCTAGAACCCGCCTCGTAATCTATCCAAGCGTGCAAATTCTGCCCTCTAATTAATGCCGATGAACTGTTTGAAAAAATGCCTGAATCAGCAAATGATGTATTTCTCTTGTGACCCACATCAATTCCTACCAAAATTCTAACCAGATCGCCATTCTTAGCATCAGAAGAAGTAGTAAATTTAACAACGATCATGTTTAACTTCTGTTTCTTCTCCGATTCGAAATTAAGCCCAAATGGTCCGTTATCAAAGGCACTGACATTAAAACTACTAGgaacaacaacaaaacccAAACCATCCTCCCCTGAATTTGGCGACAAAGAAAACGAGAAATCAGTCGAGAAAGACATCAATCTCCTCGATTTACCTCGAACGAGTCTGATGGGTTTCTTGTACACGATTCGCCCAGCACTGGAAGTGACCGGAGTAGTGAGACGGAGAGCACTGCCGCCATCGACAACCGCCGCATCGCCATAGAGAGCAACATTGAGCTCAAACTGTGGATCTCCACGAAACCCagaaagggaaaaggaagaagatgaaagagAATGGATGGatttgaagaaaaggaagaagaaaaggaaggaggGGAGATGAAATGCCGCCATGGCTGAAGTGAAAAAAGCTTGAGGGGTATTGCAAGATGGAAGGAGGCTAGTGCGGTTGCTTTGGATTGTGGAGTAAAAACATGTTCTTCTTTACCTGGGAAtgaaactttttctttttttttctgcaactttttttgtatatatatatatatatatatatatatttccacTAGGGTTTGAAGATGGAAAGCTGAAGAAGAAAGTAAAGAATCGACATTAAAGGGGGTTGGGTGGGCTCGGAGGTTGAGGAAATTAATTGCATCTACTCTAAACTCCATTGTTTTTGCAATTATGCCCCTCCTTCTCTTTCACTTTTCAAATTCCCCCCTAACTAAtttccaattattattattattattattattattattattattattattattattattattattattattattattattattattattattattattattattattattattattattattattattattattattattattattattattagcaacttcccttttatttaaaagttcaaatttctagtaacattttatttcttagaaatattaaaatattaaccaaAACTAGTACCAGCCCAAATCATTAGAGATAGTAGCAACAAATACTCttaataaaatagatttaattttcGTGTTTGAAAAGTATGAATTCGTGTAAATTTGTACTTAAACGGTGTACAACAATGAGATTGAAAGATTAAGTTTAACAAACTGACGTTGAATTTACAAATTCGAACCCAActcgaactataagggttgggttggattagaaTTTTGGGTAGGGttgagttcatttttctgaacccgaacgGAATTGGTTCAATTTCGGGTTTATGGGCAAAACCTTCGAATTGACccgagcaaaaaaaaaaaatatatattaagaattcTTTTGTATTAATGAGTTTGCTAGAGTGGTACTGAGTCCGGTTCAGGGACATTCACACTTGAGTTTGACTCCAGGCAAAtacatgtttcttttttattatagacaacccaacccgaacttttgggttggttcaAAAAAATCCTCCACTCGACCCAACCATCAGAAAAATCCTCCCACCTAATTCAACTCGGACCATGTACACtagtgtgtatatatatatatatatatatatatatgtcgaCATAAAACTGaagtgtttggtttttttccaTGTAGCATAGTCTAAATCGAAAGGGTTTCGTTCAAAAGATTGGTTAAAATTTGGAGTAAAATGCAAATAACACTCGTTTtaccaaatttctttttagtaaagttttgaaaattttccccCAAATTATTTACCAAGATTGAAGTAACTTAgtaccaaaaataaaagtcaatAGAAAAAGGggcaaaatataattaatgttaaGAAAGTGTGGGGTAGTTTCGAATATAAGGAAAAATGATGggtgaaattgaaaatagaggGAAAAAGAAGTGGATTTTAGCAAATTATGGAAACATATTTAACCGTTATttcagaaagagagagagtagaCGGGGGGGAAGTACACTGTGGTAAAGTCACGCGCTCCTTGTTGGCTTTTAAATAGCAGAGCATTAAAACGGGACACGTGTACAAGCCAGAGAGCGAGTacgttttcttcttcatcattaatttcttcaatgtttcaaaaataattttaaatttagaaaaaaaaaaaaaaaaaaagaaaaaaaaaaagtggagtGGTGGAAGGATTATTGGACGACGTGTCGGGTCGGGGGACCATTAAAATGGGGGAAGGGTTTTGGATTTGGAATTGCGTATAAAAATAGAGGGGGGGCATGTGTGGTCTTTTGATAGAGATTTGAACGACAGTCGGCGTGCTTTTGTATTGTCGTCTTGGCATTATCAAATTACCAAACAAAGCCTTTGTCCGACAATAACTCGTAGTGCTCTCTTCAAATTGCCTTTTTCCCTCTCTATTATTTCCtcattattacatttttcactttttttttatttttttggtgttacaaaaatataaatattctttttgtgCTTTTATAGTGTAAAAATttacatatattatatttttaataatt
This sequence is a window from Cucurbita pepo subsp. pepo cultivar mu-cu-16 chromosome LG19, ASM280686v2, whole genome shotgun sequence. Protein-coding genes within it:
- the LOC111781834 gene encoding tubulin beta-1 chain; amino-acid sequence: MREILHVQGGQCGNQIGAKFWEVVCAEHGIDTTGKYGGDSELQLERINVYYNEASCGRYVPRAVLMDLEPGTMDSIRSGLYGQIFRPDNFVFGQSGAGNNWAKGHYTEGAELIDSVLDVVRKEAENCDCLQGFQVCHSLGGGTGSGMGTLLISKIREEYPDRMMLTFSVFPSPKVSDTVVEPYNATLSVHQLVENADECMVLDNEALYDICFRTLKLTTPSFGDLNHLISATMSGVTCCLRFPGQLNSDLRKLAVNLIPFPRLHFFMVGFAPLTSRGSQQYRALTVPELTQQMWDAKNMMCAADPRHGRYLTASAMFRGKMSTKEVDEQMLNVQNKNSSYFVEWIPNNVKSTVCDIPPTGLKMASTFIGNSTSIQEMFRRVSEQFTAMFRRKAFLHWYTGEGMDEMEFTEAESNMNDLVSEYQQYQDATADEEYYEEEEEEEPEDV
- the LOC111782205 gene encoding L-type lectin-domain containing receptor kinase S.4-like, which encodes MAAFHLPSFLFFFLFFKSIHSLSSSSFSLSGFRGDPQFELNVALYGDAAVVDGGSALRLTTPVTSSAGRIVYKKPIRLVRGKSRRLMSFSTDFSFSLSPNSGEDGLGFVVVPSSFNVSAFDNGPFGLNFESEKKQKLNMIVVKFTTSSDAKNGDLVRILVGIDVGHKRNTSFADSGIFSNSSSALIRGQNLHAWIDYEAGSRQLEVRLAENTSNKKPSVALLSFPMDISQIWSEDEELLVGLSSSNRNSSQPCLVYSWSFKLKNIPNWMHSEPLDPKSIAISKESEPQNVVKEGNNCFMRVVAAMIFGTGCGALTAFVALYLWTIFGNRRPVVPEELAVQQMDVVKYKKVVVLDKGMEDNNGKKEVDV